One Bradyrhizobium zhanjiangense DNA segment encodes these proteins:
- a CDS encoding S1 family peptidase, which produces MKTIATFITAALLLATPAHAIVGGGTPQADGVARAIVTIVGSRGNFCTGSLIAPKLVLTVAHCVQPGADYKIVDRGADGQPQLLNVRSVAIHPNFNMQAMQAHRATADVALLQLEIPLKGKSTVPVGAPNIPIRVGSRFTIAGIGVAVRGDGKSGGITRVAALIATGQPGTLQIRLVDPVTSGGRDGIGACTGDSGGPVFEDKPNGAVLVGVVSWSTGPNGADGCGGLTGVTPLTLYRDWILQTARSWGAAL; this is translated from the coding sequence ATGAAAACAATTGCGACATTCATCACGGCCGCTCTGCTGCTCGCCACGCCTGCCCACGCCATCGTCGGCGGCGGCACGCCGCAGGCGGATGGTGTCGCGCGCGCCATTGTCACGATTGTCGGCTCGCGCGGCAATTTCTGCACCGGGAGCCTGATCGCACCAAAACTTGTGCTCACCGTCGCTCACTGCGTGCAGCCCGGTGCGGACTACAAGATCGTCGATCGCGGCGCCGACGGCCAGCCGCAATTGCTGAACGTCCGTTCTGTCGCGATCCATCCGAACTTCAACATGCAGGCGATGCAGGCGCATCGGGCGACCGCCGACGTGGCACTGTTGCAACTGGAAATTCCACTCAAGGGAAAATCGACGGTGCCAGTCGGTGCACCGAATATTCCAATCCGCGTCGGCAGCCGTTTTACCATCGCCGGCATCGGCGTCGCAGTTCGCGGCGATGGCAAGAGCGGCGGCATCACGCGTGTCGCTGCGCTTATCGCCACCGGCCAGCCCGGGACGCTCCAGATCCGGCTGGTCGATCCCGTAACCAGCGGTGGTCGCGACGGAATCGGCGCTTGTACCGGTGATTCCGGCGGTCCTGTGTTCGAGGACAAGCCGAATGGCGCCGTGCTCGTCGGCGTCGTCAGTTGGTCGACAGGGCCAAACGGCGCCGACGGTTGCGGCGGGTTGACCGGCGTCACGCCGCTCACGCTCTACCGGGACTGGATCTTGCAGACCGCACGGAGCTGGGGTGCGGCACTGTGA
- a CDS encoding HAD-IA family hydrolase — translation MTIEAVIFDFGGVLTSSPFEAFARFETERGLPIDIIRRTNAANHLENAWAKFERAEVDIDAFDHLFAEESRALGAEVRGRDVLPLLQGDLRPEMVEALKRITAQFKTGCITNNLPANAIGSLTGRTLYVAEVMALFDHVIESAKIGLRKPDPRIYRLMVETLKVDPNNCVYLDDLGVNLKPAREMGMTTIKVTSGAQAIAELEAATRLKLS, via the coding sequence TTGACGATCGAAGCTGTGATCTTTGATTTTGGCGGCGTGTTGACGAGCTCACCGTTCGAGGCGTTCGCCCGGTTCGAGACCGAACGTGGCCTGCCCATCGACATCATCCGGCGCACCAACGCCGCCAACCATCTGGAAAATGCCTGGGCCAAGTTCGAGCGCGCCGAGGTGGATATCGACGCATTCGATCATTTGTTCGCCGAGGAATCACGTGCACTTGGCGCGGAGGTGCGCGGGCGCGACGTGCTGCCGCTGCTCCAGGGCGATCTGCGTCCCGAGATGGTCGAGGCGCTGAAGCGCATCACGGCGCAATTCAAGACCGGCTGCATCACCAACAACCTTCCGGCCAACGCCATCGGCAGCCTCACGGGGCGCACGCTTTACGTGGCCGAGGTGATGGCGCTGTTCGATCATGTCATCGAATCCGCCAAGATCGGCCTGCGCAAGCCCGATCCGCGTATCTACCGGCTGATGGTCGAGACGCTGAAAGTTGACCCAAACAATTGTGTTTATCTCGACGATCTCGGCGTCAACCTGAAACCCGCGCGCGAGATGGGCATGACCACGATCAAGGTGACTAGCGGAGCCCAGGCCATCGCCGAGCTCGAGGCCGCGACGAGGCTGAAGCTGAGCTAG
- a CDS encoding phosphopantetheine-binding protein, which translates to MQAFDTDMRSRIIKLVKGILEQNSLTADITPSAKLVDVGLTSMDMVNLMLGVEAEFDFTIPQAEITPENFQSVETLERMVATQLQPATAA; encoded by the coding sequence ATGCAGGCCTTCGATACCGACATGCGCAGTCGCATCATCAAGCTGGTGAAGGGCATCCTCGAACAGAACTCGCTCACGGCGGACATCACGCCGTCGGCGAAGCTCGTGGACGTTGGCCTGACTTCGATGGACATGGTCAATCTGATGCTCGGCGTCGAGGCCGAGTTCGACTTCACCATCCCGCAAGCCGAGATCACGCCGGAGAACTTCCAGTCCGTCGAAACGCTGGAGCGGATGGTCGCGACGCAGCTGCAGCCGGCAACGGCGGCTTAG
- a CDS encoding acyl-CoA acyltransferase, with protein sequence MIHTKVRCREITESDVEAIADLLTRGFVGRSRDYWIQGLRRQAFRTVPEGYPRFGYMLEDDGTPVGVLLLIYTARKNGEETTIQCNLSSWYVDPAYRNYAPLLTKIAQRHKDVTYLNISPAPWTWPIIETQGFRDYCRGIFFSVPALARAPRWSKIAVISQHAKAIEGLSDTETELLTRHARYNCLSLVCRTPQGTFPFILQPVRIRRGFIAPPAMKLIYCRNIAEYAACAGRIGRLLLRFGKISVAVDCNSPLSGLIGLYTERRGRKYFKGPHRPQLADLTDTELVLYGP encoded by the coding sequence GTGATCCACACCAAGGTCCGATGCCGCGAAATCACCGAGTCCGATGTCGAAGCCATCGCGGACCTCCTGACGCGCGGCTTCGTCGGCCGCTCGCGTGACTATTGGATCCAGGGCCTGCGCCGGCAGGCCTTCCGGACCGTGCCGGAGGGCTATCCGCGCTTCGGCTACATGCTCGAGGATGACGGCACACCGGTCGGCGTGCTGCTGCTGATCTACACGGCGCGCAAGAACGGCGAAGAGACTACCATCCAGTGCAATTTGTCGAGCTGGTATGTCGATCCGGCCTATCGCAACTACGCGCCGCTGCTGACCAAGATTGCGCAGCGGCACAAGGACGTCACTTACCTCAACATCAGCCCGGCGCCGTGGACCTGGCCCATCATCGAGACGCAGGGCTTTCGTGATTACTGCCGCGGCATCTTCTTCTCGGTGCCCGCGCTGGCGCGTGCCCCGCGCTGGAGCAAGATCGCGGTGATCTCGCAGCACGCCAAGGCGATCGAGGGGCTTTCCGACACAGAGACCGAGCTCTTGACGCGTCATGCACGCTACAATTGCCTCAGCCTGGTCTGCCGCACGCCGCAGGGAACGTTCCCCTTCATCCTGCAACCGGTGCGCATCCGCCGCGGCTTCATCGCGCCGCCCGCGATGAAACTAATCTACTGCCGCAACATCGCCGAATATGCCGCCTGCGCCGGCCGGATCGGCCGGCTGCTGCTGCGGTTCGGCAAAATCTCGGTGGCCGTCGATTGCAACAGCCCGCTTTCCGGCCTCATCGGCCTCTACACAGAGCGCCGCGGCCGCAAATATTTCAAGGGCCCGCATCGGCCACAGCTTGCCGATCTCACCGATACGGAGCTCGTGCTGTACGGGCCGTAG
- a CDS encoding acyl-CoA dehydrogenase family protein: MNVREAVLTVDETQTNFLEQGPSLIERAARTAAAAAADADGVDRDARFPHTAFEVAREQKLLGVMIPVEFGGFGASIYDVTDICYTLGRACASTAMIYAMHQTKVACVVRHGHGIPWMETMMRRVARDQWLLASSTTEGQNGGNIRASAAAVDHAGDTVSLVRDATVISYGAEADGLVTIARRATDAAASDQVLLALAKDDYSLKRTLGWETLGMRGTCSTGFELKVDCPADRVFPESYDKIHAQTMTPFAHLCWSSAWAGIAAAAVTRAQAFIRKAARSSGGQMPPAAAHFTAAKMSLAKLRALIAANIDAFDRAEHDERALGSLDFQSSITLLKVQASELAVETVMHAMRTAGLSGYRNDGEFTMGRHLRDVLSSPIMINNDRILANAATATLMSGVPMSLRD, translated from the coding sequence ATGAACGTGCGTGAAGCAGTCCTCACTGTCGACGAAACGCAGACGAACTTTCTCGAGCAGGGTCCTTCCCTGATCGAGCGTGCCGCCCGGACCGCCGCTGCCGCAGCGGCCGATGCAGACGGGGTCGATCGCGACGCCCGCTTCCCCCACACGGCTTTCGAGGTCGCGCGTGAGCAAAAACTGCTTGGCGTCATGATCCCGGTCGAGTTCGGCGGCTTCGGCGCTTCGATCTACGACGTCACCGATATCTGCTACACGCTCGGGCGTGCCTGCGCTTCCACCGCGATGATCTACGCGATGCACCAGACCAAGGTCGCCTGCGTCGTCAGGCACGGCCACGGCATTCCCTGGATGGAAACCATGATGCGCCGGGTCGCGCGCGACCAGTGGCTGCTCGCCTCCTCCACCACCGAAGGACAGAACGGCGGCAACATCCGCGCCAGCGCCGCCGCCGTCGATCACGCCGGCGATACCGTGTCGCTGGTACGCGACGCCACCGTCATCTCCTACGGCGCCGAGGCCGACGGCCTCGTCACCATCGCCCGCCGCGCCACCGACGCTGCCGCTTCCGACCAAGTACTGCTGGCACTCGCCAAGGACGATTATTCGCTGAAGCGGACGCTGGGCTGGGAAACGCTCGGCATGCGCGGCACTTGCTCGACCGGTTTCGAGCTGAAGGTCGATTGCCCCGCCGACCGCGTCTTCCCGGAATCCTACGACAAGATCCACGCCCAGACCATGACGCCATTCGCGCATCTGTGCTGGTCGTCGGCTTGGGCCGGCATTGCCGCCGCCGCGGTGACCCGTGCGCAGGCCTTCATCCGCAAGGCGGCCCGCAGCTCCGGCGGACAAATGCCGCCGGCCGCGGCGCATTTCACCGCCGCCAAGATGTCGCTCGCCAAGCTGCGCGCGCTGATTGCTGCCAACATCGACGCTTTCGACCGCGCTGAGCATGACGAGCGCGCGCTCGGCTCGCTCGACTTCCAGTCCTCGATCACGCTTTTGAAGGTGCAGGCCTCCGAGCTCGCGGTCGAGACGGTGATGCATGCGATGCGCACCGCGGGTCTTTCCGGCTACCGCAACGACGGCGAATTCACGATGGGCCGTCACCTGCGCGACGTGCTGTCGTCGCCGATCATGATCAACAACGACCGTATTCTCGCCAACGCCGCGACAGCGACGCTGATGAGCGGCGTGCCAATGAGCCTTCGTGACTAA
- the mtnA gene encoding S-methyl-5-thioribose-1-phosphate isomerase produces the protein MKVDGKHFRSIWRERDGWSVGAIDQRRLPHEFVIAKLTSCEDAAVAIRDMLVRGAPLIGATATYGMALAMREDASDAGLKRAYETLVVARPTAINLKWALDEMRAALAPIDPVERAEAAYARADEIVEQDVEINRGIAGNGLKLIEAIAAKKPGEVINVLTHCNAGWLATVDWGTATAPIYLAHERGIKVHVWVDETRPRNQGASLTAWELGHHGVPHTVIPDNTGGHLMQHGMVDLAIVGTDRVAANGDVCNKIGTYLKALAAHDNGVPFYVALPSPTIDFAVHDGIRDIPIEQRSGVEVTDMTGRTADGRLETVRIVPEGSPVANYAFDVTPARLVTGLITERGVLKPDRASLAAAFPERIAAAAE, from the coding sequence ATGAAGGTCGACGGCAAGCATTTTCGCAGCATCTGGCGTGAGCGTGACGGCTGGTCGGTCGGCGCGATCGACCAACGCAGGCTGCCCCACGAGTTCGTCATTGCGAAGCTGACGTCATGCGAAGACGCGGCAGTCGCCATCCGCGACATGCTGGTGCGCGGCGCGCCGCTGATCGGCGCCACCGCGACTTACGGCATGGCGCTCGCGATGCGCGAGGACGCCTCCGACGCCGGCCTGAAGCGTGCCTATGAGACGCTCGTCGTGGCGCGGCCGACCGCGATCAATCTGAAGTGGGCGCTAGACGAGATGCGCGCGGCGCTGGCGCCGATCGATCCGGTCGAACGGGCGGAGGCGGCCTACGCGCGTGCCGACGAGATCGTCGAACAGGACGTCGAGATCAACCGCGGCATCGCCGGCAATGGCCTGAAGCTGATCGAGGCGATTGCGGCGAAGAAGCCGGGCGAGGTGATCAATGTCCTGACTCATTGCAACGCCGGCTGGCTTGCGACGGTCGACTGGGGCACGGCGACGGCGCCGATCTATCTCGCGCATGAGCGCGGCATCAAGGTTCATGTCTGGGTCGACGAGACCCGTCCGCGCAACCAGGGCGCCTCGCTCACGGCCTGGGAGCTGGGCCATCACGGCGTGCCGCACACGGTGATCCCGGACAATACTGGCGGCCATCTGATGCAGCACGGCATGGTCGATCTCGCCATCGTCGGCACCGACCGCGTCGCCGCCAATGGCGATGTCTGCAACAAGATCGGCACCTATCTGAAGGCGCTCGCCGCGCATGATAATGGTGTGCCGTTCTACGTTGCGCTGCCGTCGCCGACGATCGACTTCGCCGTTCATGATGGCATCCGCGACATCCCAATCGAGCAGCGCAGTGGCGTGGAGGTCACTGACATGACCGGCCGCACCGCGGACGGCAGGCTCGAGACGGTTCGCATCGTGCCGGAGGGATCGCCCGTCGCGAACTATGCGTTCGACGTAACGCCGGCGCGTCTCGTCACCGGCCTCATCACCGAGCGTGGCGTGCTGAAGCCCGACCGCGCATCGCTGGCGGCGGCGTTTCCGGAGCGGATCGCCGCCGCGGCGGAATAG
- a CDS encoding PAS-domain containing protein → MMSTCDNEHGAHREQAPAALIALGQLALDHMEQGVCVYDADNRIVLVNQRYLTLFDMSADIVRVGTSYREVLAHSATRGNFPQDELDALYSARIAQIAAGKPFRTEQRLASGLVMALELKPLPGGGWMTICDDVSRLARLEAELRVQTERSQHALANMSHGLIMYDADSRVVVCNERFLKLYNLDPEIMKPGVTHSAAIDHWLSRGNLPGMSADEFHDTRLDDVRARKAKTLLVMRYDGRMVQAVSRFLPDGGWVTVHEDVTERLQYEETLRQQNFILDAALENMAHGLAFYDSDMRLRVCNTNYRKIYRLSPEETRPGTHLSELIERSMANGAFASEYSPQQLLEAASARIANRDSSSMRRRMSNGSVISVRYCAQPDGGFVATYEDITERERAIEELSEQYRRFDAALNNMSQGLCMLDSSLRIIVCNRRYIEMYGLSPEIVKPGVSMREIMEHSCELGIDPNTTGARLYADYVERLREGEHTLHRHLNDGRIIKLNHKRMELGGWVVTYEDVTERHKAQARVAHMARHDSLTDLPNRTLFREKMGEGLNHVAIAGGAMAVLYFDLDNFKTVNDRLGHAAGDRLLRWVAARLKENVGEHDTVARLGGDEFAVLQRGPQPQAAEKLARRLVEIIGHPPPLESQSIHVGVSVGIAIAPDHGLDADELMKCADLALYQAKAKGRGAYQLFEPEMEEEARSRHALEQDLRGALESREFHLVFQPQVRLDNSELTGFEALLRWKHPSRGFVSPADFIPIAEETGLIVPIGEWVLRTACATAVSWPGGTVAVNLSPVQFRSRGLVAMVTSALAEAGLPPQRLELEVTETALLDDSEATIEILHQLRALGVRVSLDDFGVGYSSLSYLRKFPFDRIKIDRSFVGTLGESPESVAIVRTIASLGSVLGVETTAEGVETAEQLDFVRECGCTAVQGYYFGKPCPAAEVGGTIETLSAVRRVA, encoded by the coding sequence ATGATGTCGACCTGCGACAATGAGCATGGTGCACACCGCGAACAGGCCCCCGCGGCCCTGATCGCGCTCGGCCAGCTTGCGCTCGACCACATGGAGCAGGGCGTCTGCGTCTACGATGCCGACAACCGGATCGTGCTGGTCAATCAGCGCTACCTCACGCTGTTCGACATGTCGGCCGATATCGTGCGGGTGGGCACGAGCTATCGCGAGGTGCTTGCCCACAGCGCGACACGCGGGAACTTCCCCCAGGACGAGCTCGATGCGCTGTATTCGGCGCGGATTGCGCAAATCGCAGCGGGCAAACCATTCCGCACCGAACAGCGGCTTGCAAGCGGCCTCGTCATGGCGCTCGAGTTGAAGCCCCTCCCCGGCGGCGGCTGGATGACGATCTGCGACGACGTCAGTCGTCTCGCCCGGCTCGAGGCGGAATTGCGCGTGCAGACCGAGCGCAGCCAGCACGCGCTCGCGAACATGTCGCACGGCCTCATCATGTACGATGCCGACAGCCGCGTCGTCGTCTGCAACGAACGTTTCCTGAAGCTCTACAACCTCGACCCGGAGATCATGAAGCCGGGCGTCACGCACAGCGCGGCCATCGACCACTGGCTTTCGCGCGGCAACCTGCCGGGCATGTCGGCCGATGAATTCCATGACACCAGGCTGGACGACGTGCGCGCCAGGAAGGCAAAAACCCTGCTGGTGATGCGCTATGACGGGCGGATGGTGCAGGCGGTCTCCCGCTTCCTGCCCGACGGCGGCTGGGTGACGGTGCACGAAGACGTCACCGAGCGGCTGCAATACGAGGAGACGCTGAGGCAGCAGAACTTCATCCTCGATGCAGCGCTGGAGAACATGGCGCACGGACTCGCCTTCTACGACAGCGACATGCGGCTCCGCGTCTGCAATACAAACTACCGCAAGATCTACCGGCTGTCGCCCGAAGAGACCCGGCCCGGCACGCATCTTTCCGAGCTGATCGAGCGTTCGATGGCGAACGGCGCATTCGCTTCCGAATACAGCCCGCAACAGCTCCTGGAAGCCGCCAGCGCAAGGATTGCGAACCGCGATTCCTCGTCGATGCGACGGCGCATGTCCAATGGCTCCGTGATCTCGGTGCGTTACTGCGCGCAGCCAGACGGCGGCTTCGTCGCCACCTACGAGGACATCACCGAACGCGAACGCGCGATTGAGGAGCTGAGCGAGCAGTATCGACGTTTCGACGCCGCACTGAACAACATGAGCCAGGGCCTGTGCATGCTCGATTCGAGCCTGCGCATCATCGTCTGCAACCGCCGCTATATCGAGATGTACGGGCTGTCGCCCGAGATCGTGAAACCGGGCGTCTCGATGCGCGAGATCATGGAGCATAGCTGCGAACTGGGCATTGATCCGAACACCACAGGCGCGCGGCTCTATGCCGACTATGTCGAGAGGCTGCGCGAGGGCGAGCACACGCTGCACCGCCATTTGAACGACGGCCGCATCATCAAGCTCAATCACAAGCGGATGGAGCTTGGCGGCTGGGTCGTCACCTATGAGGACGTCACCGAGCGCCACAAGGCCCAAGCCCGCGTCGCGCACATGGCGCGCCACGATTCGTTGACCGACCTGCCCAACCGCACGCTGTTCCGCGAGAAGATGGGTGAAGGGCTGAACCATGTCGCGATCGCCGGCGGCGCAATGGCCGTGCTGTATTTCGACCTCGACAATTTCAAGACTGTCAACGACCGCCTCGGCCACGCCGCAGGCGACCGCCTGCTGCGCTGGGTTGCGGCGCGACTAAAGGAGAATGTCGGCGAGCATGATACCGTCGCGCGGCTCGGCGGCGACGAGTTTGCCGTACTCCAGCGCGGACCGCAGCCACAAGCGGCTGAAAAGCTCGCCCGTCGCCTGGTCGAGATCATCGGCCATCCGCCGCCGCTGGAAAGCCAGTCGATCCATGTCGGCGTCTCCGTCGGCATCGCGATCGCGCCCGATCACGGGCTCGATGCCGACGAACTGATGAAATGCGCCGACCTCGCCCTCTACCAGGCCAAGGCCAAGGGACGCGGCGCTTATCAGCTGTTCGAGCCCGAGATGGAAGAGGAGGCGCGCAGCCGGCACGCGCTGGAGCAGGATCTGCGCGGCGCGTTGGAATCACGTGAATTCCACCTCGTGTTCCAGCCGCAGGTACGGCTCGACAACTCCGAGCTCACCGGCTTCGAAGCGCTGTTGCGCTGGAAACATCCCTCGCGCGGCTTCGTCTCGCCGGCCGATTTCATTCCGATCGCGGAGGAGACCGGGCTGATCGTCCCGATCGGCGAATGGGTGCTGCGCACCGCCTGTGCGACCGCCGTCTCCTGGCCCGGGGGCACCGTCGCGGTAAACCTGTCGCCGGTGCAGTTCCGCTCGCGCGGCCTGGTGGCGATGGTCACGAGCGCACTTGCGGAAGCCGGCCTGCCGCCACAACGTCTCGAGCTCGAGGTCACCGAGACGGCGCTGCTCGACGACAGCGAGGCGACGATCGAGATCCTGCACCAGCTCCGCGCACTCGGCGTGCGGGTCAGCCTCGACGATTTCGGCGTCGGCTATTCCTCGCTGAGCTATTTGCGCAAATTTCCGTTCGACCGCATCAAGATCGACCGCTCTTTCGTCGGCACGCTCGGCGAAAGCCCGGAAAGCGTTGCCATCGTCCGCACCATCGCCAGCCTCGGCTCCGTGCTCGGCGTCGAGACTACGGCGGAGGGTGTGGAGACCGCCGAGCAACTCGACTTCGTGCGCGAATGCGGCTGCACCGCCGTGCAGGGCTATTATTTCGGCAAGCCGTGCCCGGCGGCCGAGGTCGGCGGCACCATCGAGACGCTGAGCGCAGTCCGCCGCGTGGCGTAG
- a CDS encoding S-methyl-5'-thioadenosine phosphorylase, translated as MTQAVLGIIGGSGIYDLPGLEGAREEVIKSPWGEPSAPVRRGTMAGLPVVFLPRHDKGHRLSPSDINYRANIDVLKRAGVTDLISLSACGSFREELPPGTFVLIDQFVDRTHKRESSFFGRGCVAHVSMAHPVSPRLRIHLAAAAEAEGIAIARTGTYVCMEGPQFSTYAESMTYKTLDYSVIGMTNMPEAKLAREAELCYATVAMVTDFDCWHPDHDAVTVQDIIRVLNSNADKAKALVARLAKDFPREHEPCPIGSDRALDTALITAPEARDPELLKKLDAVAGRILRG; from the coding sequence ATGACGCAGGCGGTATTGGGCATCATTGGCGGCTCCGGCATCTATGATCTGCCGGGCCTGGAGGGTGCGCGCGAAGAGGTGATCAAGAGCCCCTGGGGCGAGCCGTCCGCGCCCGTGCGGCGCGGCACTATGGCGGGCCTGCCGGTCGTGTTCCTGCCGCGGCACGACAAGGGCCATCGGCTGTCGCCCTCCGACATCAACTACCGCGCCAATATCGACGTTCTGAAGCGGGCCGGCGTCACCGACCTGATCTCGCTATCGGCCTGCGGTTCCTTTAGGGAGGAACTGCCGCCCGGCACCTTCGTTCTCATCGATCAGTTCGTCGATCGCACCCACAAGCGCGAGAGCTCGTTCTTCGGCCGAGGCTGCGTCGCGCACGTGTCGATGGCGCATCCGGTTTCGCCGCGGCTGCGCATTCACCTGGCCGCAGCAGCCGAGGCCGAGGGCATCGCAATCGCGCGGACCGGTACCTATGTCTGCATGGAGGGGCCGCAATTCTCTACTTATGCGGAAAGCATGACGTACAAGACGCTGGACTACTCGGTGATCGGCATGACCAACATGCCCGAGGCGAAGCTCGCGCGTGAGGCGGAGCTCTGTTACGCTACCGTCGCGATGGTGACGGATTTCGATTGCTGGCATCCCGACCATGATGCGGTCACCGTGCAGGACATTATCCGCGTGCTGAACTCGAATGCCGACAAGGCGAAAGCGCTGGTGGCGCGGCTGGCGAAGGATTTTCCGCGCGAGCATGAGCCGTGTCCGATCGGCTCGGATCGTGCGCTCGACACCGCGCTGATCACGGCGCCCGAGGCGCGCGATCCCGAGCTTTTGAAGAAGCTCGATGCGGTGGCAGGGCGCATCCTGCGTGGTTGA
- a CDS encoding amino acid--[acyl-carrier-protein] ligase, with the protein MNIAVLPNSPDTAPQIIDPLDHLADKLFHRMGSDGVYARTALYEGIVEKLATLITGHREAGTEVMRFPPVMSRAQLEKSGYLKSFPNLLGCVCGLHGTEREINAAVSRFDAGGDWTSSLSPADLVLSPAACYPVYPIAASRGQLPKGGLRFDVAADCFRREPSKHLDRLQSFRMREYVCIGSPDDVADFRERWMVRAQTIARDLGLTFRVDYASDPFFGRVGQMKAVSQKQQQLKFELLIPLRSEEQPTACMSFNYHREHFGTTWDIREANGEPAHTGCVAFGMDRLAVAMFHTHGTDLSAWPAKVRDVLGLQPHVAAEAHGEGWR; encoded by the coding sequence ATGAATATTGCCGTCCTCCCCAATTCGCCCGACACCGCACCGCAGATCATCGATCCGCTCGATCATCTCGCCGACAAGCTGTTCCACCGCATGGGCTCGGACGGGGTCTACGCCCGCACCGCGCTCTATGAGGGCATCGTCGAAAAGCTCGCCACGCTGATCACTGGCCATCGCGAGGCCGGAACCGAGGTGATGCGCTTTCCGCCGGTGATGAGCCGGGCTCAGCTGGAGAAGTCCGGCTACCTCAAGAGCTTTCCGAACCTGCTCGGCTGCGTCTGCGGCCTGCACGGCACCGAACGCGAGATCAACGCCGCGGTGAGCCGCTTCGATGCCGGCGGCGACTGGACCTCATCGCTCTCGCCGGCCGACCTCGTGCTGTCGCCGGCCGCCTGCTATCCCGTCTACCCGATCGCGGCGAGCCGCGGCCAATTGCCGAAGGGCGGTCTGCGCTTCGACGTCGCCGCCGACTGCTTCCGCCGCGAGCCGTCGAAGCATCTCGACCGGCTGCAATCGTTCCGGATGCGCGAATATGTCTGCATCGGCAGCCCCGATGACGTCGCCGACTTCCGCGAGCGCTGGATGGTCCGCGCGCAGACGATCGCGCGCGATCTCGGCCTCACCTTCCGCGTCGACTATGCCAGCGATCCCTTCTTCGGCCGCGTCGGCCAGATGAAGGCGGTGAGCCAGAAACAGCAGCAGCTGAAGTTCGAGCTCCTGATCCCGCTGCGCTCGGAAGAGCAGCCGACCGCCTGCATGAGCTTCAACTATCACCGCGAGCATTTCGGCACGACCTGGGACATTAGGGAGGCCAATGGCGAGCCGGCCCATACCGGCTGCGTTGCCTTCGGCATGGACCGCCTGGCCGTTGCCATGTTCCACACCCACGGCACCGATCTTTCCGCCTGGCCCGCCAAGGTACGGGACGTCCTGGGCCTGCAGCCGCATGTTGCGGCCGAGGCCCACGGCGAAGGCTGGCGCTAA